In Theropithecus gelada isolate Dixy chromosome 13, Tgel_1.0, whole genome shotgun sequence, one DNA window encodes the following:
- the LOC112605032 gene encoding LOW QUALITY PROTEIN: cysteine and histidine-rich domain-containing protein 1-like (The sequence of the model RefSeq protein was modified relative to this genomic sequence to represent the inferred CDS: substituted 1 base at 1 genomic stop codon): MALLCYNRGCGQRFDPETNSDDACTCHPGVPIFHDALKGCKKGRHNSEKPPEPVKPEVKTTEKKELLELKPKFQEHIIQAPKPIEAIKRPSPDEPMTNLELKIPASPKQAPDKLKLSSGNEEDKKRKKTDEIKIGISCKNGGCSKTYRGLESLEEVCVYHSGVPIFHEGMKYWSCCRRKTSDCNAFLAQDGCTTGKHMXAKKDAGENVVPCRHDWHQTEGEVTISVYAKNSLPELSRVEVHSTLLNVHIGFEGEKEFHQNVKLRDVTDVKRIYVTMTATKIEITIRKAEPMQWASLELPAVKKQQKQKDNTTDWAGHGRKAITYFRNLNTV; this comes from the exons ATGGCCTTGCTGTGCTACAACCGGGGCTGCGGTCAGCGCTTCGATCCTGAGACCAATTCCGATGACGCTTGCACATGCCACCCAGGTGTTCCAATCTTTCACGATGCATTAAAGG GCTGTAAAAAAGGTAGACATAATAGTGAGAAGCCACCTGAGCCAGTCAAACCTGAAGTCAAGACTACTGAAAAGAAAGAACTACTTGAATTGAAACCCAAATTTCAGGAACACATCATTCAAGCCCCAAAGCcaatagaagcaataaaaaggCCAAGCCCAGATGAACCAATGACaaatttggaattaaaaataCCTGCCTCCCCAAAACAAGCACCTGATAAACTTAAACTGTCATCAGGAAATGAAGAAGataagaaaag aaagaagactgatGAAATTAAGATTGGGATTTCATGTAAGAATGGAGGGTGTTCAAAGACATATCGGGGTCTAGAGAGTCTAGAAGAAGTCTGTGTGTATCATTCTGGAGTACCTATTTTCCACGAGGGGATGAAATACTGGAGCTGTTGTAGAAGAAAAACTTCTGATTGTAATGCATTCTTAGCCCAAGACGGCTGTACAACAGGGAAACATATGTAGGCTAAAAAGGATGCTGGGGAAAATGTTGTTCCGTGTAGACATGACTGGCATCAGACTGAAGGTGAAGTTACCATTTCAGTATATGCTAAAAATTCACTTCCAGAACTTAGTCGAGTAGAAGTACATAGCACGTTGTTAAATGTGCACATTGGATTTGAAGGAGAGAAGGAATTTCATCAAAATGTGAAATTACGGGATGTGACTGATGTAAAGCGAATTTATGTAACTATGACTGCAACAAAGATTGAGATCACTATAAGAAAAGCTGAACCTATGCAATGGGCAAGCCTTGAACTGCCTGCAGTCaaaaagcagcaaaaacaaaaagacaacacaACAGATTGGGCGGGACATGGGAGGAAGGCTATTACGTATTTCAGAAATCTTAATACTGTGTGA